One window of the Natrinema sp. HArc-T2 genome contains the following:
- a CDS encoding cyclophilin-like fold protein has translation MTDLRVTVGGRELEAVWTDDAPETKAALADALPVAGDATRWGDELYFDVPIDLPAENARAVVPEGAIAYWPTGNVLCLFWGPTPASEDDEPRAASPVNVVARVTETELLADVVSGARVRLKRMDD, from the coding sequence ATGACCGATCTCCGAGTCACCGTCGGCGGTCGCGAACTCGAGGCCGTCTGGACCGACGACGCACCCGAAACGAAGGCTGCACTCGCGGACGCACTTCCCGTCGCGGGCGATGCGACTCGCTGGGGTGACGAACTCTATTTCGACGTGCCGATCGATTTGCCAGCAGAAAACGCCCGCGCGGTCGTTCCCGAAGGTGCAATCGCCTACTGGCCGACCGGGAACGTGCTGTGTCTGTTCTGGGGGCCGACGCCAGCCAGCGAGGACGACGAGCCACGGGCTGCCTCGCCTGTGAACGTCGTCGCACGCGTCACCGAGACCGAACTGCTTGCAGATGTTGTGAGTGGGGCACGGGTTCGACTCAAGCGGATGGATGACTGA